A single region of the Winslowiella toletana genome encodes:
- the bioH gene encoding pimeloyl-ACP methyl ester esterase BioH yields MAQLYWQTAGTGKVDLVLLHGWGLNAEVWHCIIDRLSPHFRLHLVDLPGFGRSSGYGAMTLDQMVDSLLPQMPEQAVLVGWSLGGLVASRLALRYPDRVRALISVASSPCFTAREDWPGIKPHTLQGFQHQLSEDFQRTVERFLALQTLGTESARQDARLLKSVVLSQPMPSVEVLEGGLEILRQVDLRAEMAGLKVPMLRLYGYLDGLVPRKVASLLDEQWPDSESRIIEKAAHAPFISHPEAFSQHVIDFTQSLAQ; encoded by the coding sequence ATGGCGCAGCTCTACTGGCAGACCGCCGGCACAGGAAAAGTTGATCTTGTGCTGTTGCACGGATGGGGACTGAATGCCGAAGTGTGGCATTGCATAATCGACCGGCTCAGCCCGCATTTTCGTCTGCATCTGGTAGACCTGCCAGGCTTTGGCCGCAGCAGCGGTTATGGCGCAATGACGCTGGACCAGATGGTGGACAGCCTGCTGCCGCAGATGCCGGAACAAGCGGTGTTAGTTGGCTGGTCGCTGGGCGGCCTGGTCGCCAGCCGCCTGGCGCTGCGTTATCCCGACAGAGTGCGGGCGCTAATCAGTGTGGCATCGTCACCTTGTTTTACTGCCCGCGAAGACTGGCCCGGGATTAAACCGCACACCCTGCAAGGTTTTCAGCATCAGCTGAGTGAAGATTTCCAGCGCACGGTTGAGCGTTTTCTGGCGCTGCAAACGCTGGGTACTGAATCTGCGCGGCAGGATGCGCGGTTGCTGAAGAGTGTGGTGTTGTCGCAGCCGATGCCGTCGGTCGAGGTACTGGAAGGTGGGCTGGAGATTCTCAGGCAGGTCGATCTGCGTGCTGAGATGGCCGGATTAAAAGTGCCAATGTTACGGCTGTATGGCTATCTCGACGGGCTGGTGCCGCGCAAGGTTGCCAGTTTGCTGGATGAGCAATGGCCAGATAGCGAATCACGCATTATTGAGAAAGCGGCACACGCGCCATTTATCTCGCATCCCGAGGCGTTCAGCCAGCATGTTATTGATTTTACGCAGTCGCTGGCGCAGTAA
- a CDS encoding YdgH/BhsA/McbA-like domain containing protein: MNVLKTIAATLVLGSVSFGALAAEEVTKEQVEQMKLEKIGTVTTTAETTSPMDAKAVLSKEADKKGGKYFLVIAGREHGKISATAEVYK, encoded by the coding sequence ATGAATGTATTAAAAACTATTGCTGCAACATTAGTACTGGGTTCAGTTTCTTTTGGCGCGCTGGCGGCGGAAGAAGTGACCAAAGAGCAGGTTGAACAGATGAAGCTGGAAAAAATCGGTACGGTAACCACTACCGCTGAAACCACTTCACCAATGGATGCTAAAGCAGTGCTGTCAAAAGAGGCTGATAAAAAGGGCGGTAAATACTTCCTGGTTATCGCCGGACGTGAGCACGGTAAAATCAGCGCGACTGCTGAAGTTTACAAGTAA